In Zingiber officinale cultivar Zhangliang chromosome 1A, Zo_v1.1, whole genome shotgun sequence, the DNA window attttccttgacttagaaatattttttttaatatttttttctaagtctttaacccttagattgtttttcttgaaactccatttttttgtgatcaaagggggagaagggaaagtataagtctaaggggagatagatagatttaattttttttatcttttctatctttttacacttaaattataaattaagtaatttacttaattttatttaatgtctattttaaccctagcttaacttgggttgatcacaccaaaaagggagagattgttggaaccccaaggttgttttggtgtgatcaataagttaagttaggtcatgtgtgtttctaaccttgtgtctaagtgtgtaggagcttaggagcacaggtactcaaacggaagatgtagctagcgagaaggacggcacgtggtacgtttgagggacgaggtactgtggaagagtaccccggtggacgagaaggaagagtgcggtggttccgagggacgaaagctggagcggaagattgctcggggagcaagagacgcagctagcgagaaggtcggcacggggtgcgaccgagggacgaaaactgcggatgagtacgctggtggacgagaatgaaacatgcagcgattccgagggacgagaaaccggagcggaaggctgctcgagaagaccggaagttgggttcgggtgagccctatttcggatggcagatatcacccaagtaagcggatccggagcggaagacccggaccgaggcgggactgaaacggagcagaggtcccggacaaaaaagtcaaccagagttgacttttggggccCGGGGTGCCCGaagctgaccggggcgcccggacccctccggggcgcccagaacccttccgggcgcatggaccagccttttgaccaggatcgagttttgactcgatttgatcgttgggggataaagtttatccccccaaggcgcccgaaacccttccaggcgccccgaccaaggctataaatatagccttggtccataagcttttAAAACGAACtctaaattgtaattccaacacttgtaagctttagtctagagttgagcttctgttttctacgcttcaacgttgtacgaggcttctccgcctgaaggagttttttagtgagcttaatcttccttggattaacaaccacatcggttgtaaccaagtaaatccttgtgcctcgcttttccttatgcttttaatttatcgacttactttatatatacaagtgttagcttaacgagttcgaggaagggttgttttgtttttgactttacaggactatccaacaaccccccccccttccagctggcccaacggtcctacatggATGACTTCGGATTGTTTGATGGATCCTTATGTTCTTTTGTAATTTTAAGAAGAAGATACGATGGCTTAGGTTTCTCCCTCATCTCTACATGGAAGCCAGAGAATTTTTTATGTTTCCctttattttagaacttgtaggTTTCGGATTTCATAAAGGTGGGTTTAAATTCTATTTCTAAGAGTTATGTATTTGGATGTTGCATTCCAATTTGGGTCATGCTTCTAGTTGTATTCTATTAGAAGATAGGAAACTTTTCCATGCTTAATTTCACTCACAAAActagaaaatttcaaattcataaagataggtttaaattctatttttaggGGTTATGTGTAGGGATATTACATTATAATTTGTTCCATTCTTGTAGTGGTTTTCCTTTAGAAGATAGGCACTTTTCCATGCTTAATTCAACTTGCAAATTAGTACATTTCAGATTTATGAAGGtatgtttaaattttatttttaaaggttAATTATTATGATGTTGCACTACAAGTTCCTTCATGTTTTACTACTTATTTACCCTTAAAAGTTAGAGAACTTTGCATGTTCAATTTATAGAGTAAGACTTCCAAGTTTCAAATTCTTTAAGACTTGGGTTAAATTCTGTTTTAGGGGTTTaactattatattttattttagttcctAAAGTTCATGCATGTATAGGTACTTTAAATGAGGTTTCAGTTTTTAGTTATGTGCTACTTATCATGATGACTATACATACATGCTACATCTAGATTTCAGACCTCTAGATTAGGTAAGTTCATGTTGCTTCTTGCTTCTCATTATGATAACCTCAAATGCGTAGGAAATTAATCCACTTATGATGATGCACCTGTTAATATTTACATTCCATGTTTATGTAGTGATCATGTTTATGtatatgtttatatgcatgtCTATGTAAGGTTTATGTTTAGGTTTATGTACATGCTTGTATTCATGCCTATGTAGTGATCATGATTATGATTGTGCTTATGCTTATGTCTATGTTTATGGAATGAAGTGGTTAGTTATaatcggggacctaagcccgggaaGCTTCTCATCTTATATGGGTTAAGTTATGAATCAAGGACCTAAGCCTGGGGAGCTTGCCAAATCTTTTTATGGGTTAAGTTATAAACTAGGGGCTTAAGCCTAGAGAGCTTCCTAAATCTTTTTATGGGTTAAGTTATGAACCAGAGacctaagcccggggagcttgcCAAAGAACCTTCATGAATTGGGACGGTGGGATGAACTGAGGTCCTAAGCCTAGGGAGCACACCAAAATCATGCATGGGTAGGGGATTCGTTCCAAGGAGCGGTCCCCGCCAACCTAGCTAGGGTAGTTGTTTGATCAACAACTTATATTACGGTACTGCTAAGTGCAACTAGGTCACCCCCAACGATATGGTTATAAATACGCATACAAGTATGTGCAAGTCATATTCATGTTTATGTATATGCTCACATTTATGTTTATGTCTATGCTcacgtttatgtttatgtttatgtttatgtttagatttatgattaggtttatatttatgtttaggtttatatttatatttatgttgatgtttatgattatgtttatatttatgtttaggtttatatttattttgatgtttATGATTATGTTCATGTTATTATTATGCTTATGCCTATGGGCATGCTCGTGATCAAGTCTATCATTAGgcttagttcatctaccatgcttacctCTATGTTGTCACACTTATGTCATTGCATGTGCATATGTTCATAGTATGTTAATAGGGAGGTCCCAAGTTACTTTCAATGTGATCTTTCTTAATACACTAGATTATAGATGCTAACTACTGCTTAACATAGTTTTGAATAtgttgagtctctcgactcacaatctttgattctttttttttcaaacaatgaAACTAATGAGGCAGGAGACGTTAACCAGTGAGTCAGCTCGGAGTAACGAcagtacaacccgaagacctTCTAGTTTAATTCCGCATTTAGCTATGCTTATTTTTCTTCAAGTCgtttatgtaattttattttaaccaAGAACCGCTATGAAAGTATGAGTACATGGTATTCGCAGTTGATATATTATTATAAAGGGGAAACAAAATTAAGGGCGTTATAGTATATATTTAGAATTTAGGGTTTAAAGTATagtatttaaattaaagaaattttaaagcaattcaaaagaaaaaaaatttacattAGGTGTGCGCCATAAAACATGTGGTATAACATccttgtattattattattatttttttttaaatttgtgagtATGTCTTTTATGCATGAAACTAATATATATCCACAATATTATGTATATTTCTTGGCGCGACAATGATCTAGAATTTACGGAGGTTGAGTCCAAAAATCACCTCTTAAAGTAAAACAAGACTATACGTAATAGATTCTTTCCTGGACCTGATAGGGTTTCAGTCATAGGACTGTCCTTTTACAAGAATCACCATAGCTTGATATATGTCAAACTTGAATAGTTTGACTCCAACTTGCATAGACTGATCCAAATTCCTACAAAGTTATCATCAATTGGCTAACTTCATGACTCAGGCCGAAATTCTGCCGTCTGCCAAATCCtaattctttctttttctttttttattgttgttaatTTATATGTCTACTGCACTGGTATTGATTAATTAGATCCTGACGAAGAATATGCTGAGCTCCGGGCCGTCGTTGCCGTCGGGGTTGAGCATGTAGAACGTCTCGGAATCCTTGGAGCCGGTGACCCGGTCGAAGTAGGCCCGCATGTAGGTGAGCTCGCCGTCGACGGGGTCGGTCATGTCGCCGGGCAGCACGCCGGCTCCCATCGACACCGCGTGGAGTAGCTGCATCACGCCGAGGTCCAGCTCCGTTGGGTCCCTCTTGGCGGCGTAGCCCACGTTTCGGCCGTTGATGTATGCCACCCACAAGGGCTCGTCGAGGACGCAGCTTTTCtcgccggcgccggcgccggcgaCCTTCTTCTCGCACTCGAGGGCGACGCGGAGGAGGCTGGAGGAGCCCATGTCCTGCATGAACCGGGCGGTGGGGACGGCCAgctggaggaggaggagaggcacGCTACGGGGGTTGTCCTGGAAGGCCACCGTGATGCGGGCCTTGCGGTGGCCGAACAGGGTGCCGGTGGTGCGGGTGCCGTGGACGTGGCAGTCCCGGCGGCCGCTGGAGCCGACTCGGCTGAGGGCGGCGGTGGGGATGTGACATCCGGGCGGTGTGGCGATGATGGGAAGGGCTCGGAAGGCGGAGCGGAAGGAGCGCAACAGCTTCGTGGACCTGGAATGGTTGTGCCTCCGCTGCGACGGCGGCTGGAGGAGGATGGCCGGGAAGCGATGAACCGTGCTCGGCTCTGGAGCGTCGGGGTCGGCCGCCGCAGCCGCCTTACCAGGAAGGGGAGGAGGGCCTGCCATGGATCGGCAGAGCGACGTCGGCGTGCGGCACCACCGATCTTGATTACCAAATACAATATATgaaacagagaagaagaagatcaggcttggagaataaaaataaataaataaaattgttaaTTAGAAAGAAGAGATTACATCGAATC includes these proteins:
- the LOC121997332 gene encoding protein MIZU-KUSSEI 1-like, which codes for MAGPPPLPGKAAAAADPDAPEPSTVHRFPAILLQPPSQRRHNHSRSTKLLRSFRSAFRALPIIATPPGCHIPTAALSRVGSSGRRDCHVHGTRTTGTLFGHRKARITVAFQDNPRSVPLLLLQLAVPTARFMQDMGSSSLLRVALECEKKVAGAGAGEKSCVLDEPLWVAYINGRNVGYAAKRDPTELDLGVMQLLHAVSMGAGVLPGDMTDPVDGELTYMRAYFDRVTGSKDSETFYMLNPDGNDGPELSIFFVRI